DNA from Polyodon spathula isolate WHYD16114869_AA unplaced genomic scaffold, ASM1765450v1 scaffolds_1810, whole genome shotgun sequence:
CCTTCCAAAATGCACGAGCCACACCTACAGAGCTAGTGAAGTGCAACGCAAACTGCACAGCAATATTGTGTCCGCTCCAGTCGCTTTAATTGAGCGCTGTGGTGGAAGGAGGCTGGCCTCCGCTGCCCTACACTCCCTCTTGCATCATCATTACCTCGGACGGGTCACTGGGTTTGGGGGTGGCTTGCGGAGGGGGCCAGGTCACGTCCAGTTTCCCTTGAGCCAGGCGTTCTGTAATTAAAAAGACAGGAGAGGTGGTTACACAGTGTCCAAAGATTAAAATAAGAGAGCTTCACAAAGCTGGACATTCCCAACCGAGCCGTGCTCTAGCCCTGAATCGACGTCCAGGCATATAAATCGCATGTCCAGCCGTGTGATTACGTATGGAGGCATCCGCTGGGCATTACATGAACTGATTTGGCATCGTGCCCTTTTCTTGTCCTTTTTGAATGTGCTTTCTAGCTCTTAAGGTGGTTTCAGGTAGACTACAGAGATTTATTACAAAGCGCAAATCCTGGCCAAACCACGCCAGCCATTCATTCATATGGCTAAGCGTTCAAGTGTAACTGCAGCTCCGAGCAGAAGTTTTGCGTCATcgccctacagaattaacacacagccgaacgaaacctgctgaatgaggatatgttaacatattgaattacagttcgatatatttaacaaaaaagacGCTGTCCTATTGGTGGCTTTGGAAATCTCCGCCCCACTCCATCACTGTCAGCTGAGACAGTCAGAAAGCATTCTGTAACAGCGGTGAGGCAGGCGCTGACAGACAGGACAGAGGCTGGAGCTTGTGGTTGAAAAGgttgtatttacatatatttacaataatgCAAAACGCAGAGAGCCAAAACAAAAGCCTGGCCTACAGGTGGCTGAGCGCTCCCCCCTCTGCAAGGGGGGGGGTCCCGGTCCAGGAACCTTTAAATAAACCCAGAGAGGGAATCCCCTTAAACAGATCCCTATCTCACTTATTGAAAGTGGTGAAGcctgctgtatttttaaaagcagcagctgGTAACTGAAGAAGTTCCTATTGCTCTTTCCATTGCATCTAGAGGACCCCCTGAATCAGACAGGAGTCCTGTGACTGAGCCTGCCTGTCATGCGAGTTCCCCTGCAGCATTCTGTATTGAAACTGGAGGAGAGACAGTTCAGGACACCTTCTGCAAAGAAACAGCGCCTCTCTCAATTCGTGCGCACCAACACAGaggtcagtttgtttttaaaaaagacactAAATAATCATATTTTAGAAATCAACGCAAGTCTTGAAAGGCCTCTAGCCTAAACGTTTATCAAATCATTTTAACAGTGTTAGTATAGCACACGTCAGGGCTTCCCGACACAGTAAGTATACAAGTAGAAAAAAGGTTCCGAGTGTTTTGGATTCCTCATCTGATTGGCTCATccttacatttctaaaactgtgtaaaaaaagcTTGTATCCCTCTCTCTGAATCTGACGCTGGCTCTGTCGTGTTCAATCCCAATTATGAATGGCTTTGCACACGCACACAGCCTCCACTGCACACAGACCATGGCGTGTGGATCGCCAGGCAGTTATCAAGCTGCAGTGAGCGTTATCTTAGACAGGGGGGCCCAATTCacagaaacaggaaaaaaaaagctttaacagTCTAGAAATGTCTaaccatttcattattttttgtcgCGCTGATGGATAGACTGTTACATATATGTGACTATGCACTGTATAACTCCTTAGAGGTACCACCCCCTGTTTTGAAACCAGCATGGGTGTCAATATACAACACAAGGCACAGATGCCCACCGCTGTACCCCTTCATGCATTCACTTTTCAAGCTGGCGGTAAACGGGAAGGACGGGGGTCTACGAGACGAGAGTTTTGCTGACAAGTTACCGCCAGCAATGAAACGTTTGCTGTGGAAGCTGTTTCTCTTGTAAAGGGTaagcgattaaaaaaaagaaaacaaacaaacaaaaaaagattttgaaagtaTGAAAAAATGACATCAACACTGCACAAGTGAACCTACACTGGATTCGAAACGCAGGGGGAATAAGAAAGTGGCAATAGACGGGTTCGTTACTGCAAATGCTAGTTCCACTGAAAAGGTGAATCACGTTCATCTTTCAGGGGCTTCTCATTCGATCCTTACTCCTAGCGCTAAAGCCGCTCGAATCGATTCACTTCTTCCTTGCTTCCTAGAGAGAGAGATCTTTAAGAAAATGCAAtcagccagaaaaaaaataagctcTTGGCGTTCAGCTCCTGGGGATCGGCTTTCAGGGAGACAAAAGAGCATTGCGCTGGCGTTGTTCAGCTGAATGCAGGTGTAAAGTGCTTGACATTAGCAGGTAGAGCCGGGTGATGGCTTGGGCTGGGAAAAGCCAAGCCCCTTTGCGTCAGCCCCCTGTGGGAAATCTCTGTACCCGAGATCTAATCCTTTGACAAAGCAACACTCCCAAGCTCCTAGCTCAGTTCATGTTGTTTAGCGTCACTTTGGCTAAGTTTCCGGCTGACATCCTGGGGGACCTTTTCAGCAGTTTGAAGCTACAGTCTCAACACAGCGCTCaaatcattaaccctttgctgcccactgTCCAATATATTTGGGATTGAGAAAACAGGCATTCGCTAGGAATGGGAACATACcctgggcagtaaagggttaagctgacttttttttttggggggggggggggggggacgcttCAAACCGGGCCGACGCACCCTTGGCCCGGCACTGCCTCAGACAAATCCTTCGCGGTGACTGGCTAGTTTCTTGTACGTGATTTAAAATCTGGAGCGCAGCAGGACTCCAGGAGGAGAAGCTTTGAGACCCAGCTGTCACCTCTACAGTCCTTTGGTTTGTTTTGTAGGGAGCTGTTGTGGTTAACTGTAACCTAGCAACCGCCAAGAGTGACGAGCGGTGGGAGTTTTTATGATTCCTGTTTCCGTTTTCGAAGCTGTTTAGCTAGTAAGTTATTAACACTTGACTAAATTAATTTAGCTTCAATGCAATGTTAAAAGCAGTTGAAAATCCATAGGCAATAACATGCCTTGGGCTAGTATGGGTCATTCACAATGCTAATGGTGAGTTTACAGTACACAGGCAAGGCTCCCTCTAACAAACAGGCTTGACAAGTCATTTATATCTGGAAGGCACGCTGTAGCGCTCTGCCTCTATGGTTGTCTGTTCTTTCAGATTGCTGTGTGGTTCAGATAGTCAGTGAGGTGTGGTCAAGCACTCTGATGCTCCTCGATTCTCTGCTGGCACTGCACTGTGATCATACTATATGCTATTGGCTCAAACAGGGCTTACAGCCccatgtgttgttatttaatttattaatccCCAGGAGATGAGCTGGGCTGGGTAGAGGAGTCCTTTGTGTTACTGCAGTCTGCAAACTGGAATGAACTCGCTGATAACTTGAAGAGCATTGACTATCCACAGAGGCATTAAGAACGAATTGCACAGGGCATTGCTGAGAAATGATAGATGCAATCCTGTAGAAATGAAATAATCTCAGCTTTTTAAAGAAGTGCTTCATCTGTCTTTTACAATCGTGGATAAAGCTAACGCTGGATCTACAGCGAACAGTTCAATAATCTCACTTCAGCGCTCTCGTAGGGATCTGTTCGTTATAAGCTGTCAATGTTGAGCTTGTGGGGTGAATCTCAAATACCAGGGCTGTTATGTGGGTACCTTGACTTTCACAGAGATTCGAACAAGTGTCAGCTACACAAGAGAGGTGAAACTAAACACCCAGAGTGTTAAATTAAACTCCATTCTAAACTGCTTACGTAAATCCAGCTGAACGGAGATGCCAGGCTTTTAATACTGCAATTAAACACTGAAATAAGCAGTGAACTTTCTTCATTGTTCCTCGCTTGTTCcttgtttttatatgtaaaaaaaattaagatatgCATTTTGACAGCAGTGTCAGCTGTAAGGGTTTGCCATAACAGCAGCCAAATAAAACAGATAAGCAAAGGGAAGCGATCAGTATTAAAAGCTACAGATATGACCTCATCGTGAATCTACATCAATCAGCTGCATCACACAGGCCTGACTGTCAGTACTGGCTTCCTCTCTGCTTCCTTCACGTGCGaaatgttttaaccctttcagtcctgcgCTGTCGAAAATGAAGTTATATCAAttcaaaaaggaactcctttaaTGGAGTATATATGAGAACAGGACAGTTTTATAACATGTACCAGAGCTCACACTGGGAGCGAGGAGTCCAGAGAGGTTCCAACGTGATTTCTGACCGTTACCGTACCACGCTGGGATAAGGGATGGgattaaacaaacacattcagaTTGATGTGTGATGCCCAGTTTGAACAGAGCCTCAAGCAGCAGAATTCATGAAATTGCCTTAGTGATTGACGGGGGCAGAACAACGACTTATCTGACAAACAGACAACCtatcaaaaataataacattgcaaaTGATGGGCCGGTCAACACTTTAAAAGAAGATACGAACAGATCCTGGATTTGCTCCTGTCTGGTTCTCTGATTGCGTGCGCACAGTTTTGTAGCACTGTGCTGTTTGCGCattctgttttaaaactgcaaagaggttttttttaattatttatcaatgttgtgaaatgtcatttatttttgaatggatTGAGACTCCCACCACACTCCCCTCCCCTTGAACCCACATGGTGTTTTGCTTCAGTTCAGCTGAATACAGTTAAAATACTGACACTTTTTTTAGCCTGGtgtatattgaaatgtttctgtctcGAAGCCCAGATGAAAAGACAGCAGTCTTATCTGTAAAGGTcactctaaaataaaactggtttcCTGCAGCTCCCATTTGAGTCCCACCCCAGATACAGCATTGGTGAGCACTGGTTagatttgtaatgcaaatgaaagTCACGCACGTGCGCAGGCAGCTTCCTCCATGTGAAGACAGACAGTGTGCTGGACTCTGGGGCTTGTGAAGCTGCCTTATGTCCTTTACCATGGTCAGAAACACACAGGTTAGACCCAGTGTCACTATATACGCACTCGCACTATTCGATTATTAATACACAATCGTGTGGCAGCAAGCcataaaaacattactgtaacaGAGCTAATGAAATATGGCTTTGCAGATTTAAAATATGACCCAAGTGTAAAGGTTACTGAAGTACATTGAAATCTGCATCACGAAGACTTTGTATGGATCCTGCATAGCTGGATTACAATGAATGTGCATATAATGTGTCTCGAGCTTCAGTAGCAGCAGCTCTAGTATCAAGGTCAGTATTCTCTGGAACAGCCCGCCAGGTGGAAACACAAGGAACATTAACAAAAGGATTAGACTCTGTCCTGCTGACTGAGACCTCTCTAGCAGGGCAATGGTGTGTTTGGCAGAGATTAGCCTTGATGGGAACATTTCTTAGTCTCTTCCTGAACTTCCTCACAATATATAAACTGCCAACTGGCTTCTGATAACTAGCCACCAACAACTGCACCACGAAAGAAGCTACTGGAAGCGAACGTAAAATATAGCAAGCATGCTTATTTGAGAGAACTGAAGCCAGGGGGATCGGCTGAAGGGCGTTTATACAGCGAAATATAATCGTACAGTTTCTGCCAGCTTGAGGCAAATGAATTATTGAATGGTGTAATACAGTACTGAGCACGGCAGTACACTGCAGCATGTTAGCGGGGCAACTGAAAATACATTGCTACCAGAATACTTATCAAAGCAGTTCTGTATTTATATTCTATACTCTTCCATGGCTAAGTTTCGATtagaagacactgagaaagatcaGTGCTAGTCAAAAGGCTTGCCATTGTTAGCATTTCCAATGCTGTTTCACTGACCTGATGGGGTGGGGGAGCTTCTTGAAATGTGCCTGCCATTGGTACTTGCAGCCCTGGGCTTGCCGCTCTCCTGGTTCCCCTCGTTCCCGTACAGGCTGTACCTCTGCTTCCGCAGCTCCTGCTCCCTCTGCCTGGCTGCCAGGATGTCCTGTTCCACCAGCGTCTGGGGCTCCCTGGATGAACGAAGCTTAAAAAAGGGGTTCTCCGTGGGTGAGGCGACTCCGTTTAGAGCTGGCACTTCCTCGGGGGCACTCGCCCTGGAAAACATGTTTTCAGATTCCAGGATGATGATCTTCTCCACTGGAAGGGAATCGATCGACCGGCTGGGTGGGGGGACCTGCTGGGGAGAATAAGATGGAGCGGCAGCATGAAGCTGGAACGTGTTCTCCAAGATGATGACGTTGGGTCCTTCTGCCAGAGACGGGCCCCTGGGGGCCGAGGAGCCATTGGAAGATCTTGAGGAGTTTGAGGAGCTCCAGGAGAATGTGTGTGAACCTTCACCCAAGGGATTCTGGGCCAGCAACTCTAAGCTTTTCCTCCTTTCTCGCACGCTTTGCCCCAGGCTGGCGTTCAGAAAGTCAGTTGATGCAGAAAGCCTCTTAGACACAGGATAGTCTGGCTCTTGGAACTGCTCAAAGAGAAGCTTCTTCTCCTGCAGTTCCTGCCACGCCCCTCGGTCATAGTCTCCCAGGACCTTCCCCAGCTGCACCAGGTCTtcctctctcttgctttccatctGGATTTGCTTCTTCATCTGCAGCCCGGCGAACTGCCTGTCCTTTCCCTTGCTGGAGACCAATGGCAAGGGCTGGGACAAAATGGGCTTCCTGATTGGGATCTCCACATACTCCTCGGAGACACACGGTCTGGTGATCCCCCTGGCCCTTCTCAGACTTTCCTCCCGCTCCTGGGCCAGACGGATCCCCCTCTCGATGGGTGTCTCATTGGCAGGAGGAGGGTCCGAGGTGCTGTCAAGTTCCAGCGTGCTGCCGGGGGAGAAATCGGCAGACACCCCACTGTCGCTCATGTTATCAGAGGCGCCGTCTCCACTTTCGATTTCCATTCTGCTTCTGCTGGGTTGATTGGGAGCCTCGCCAGCCTCCTCTTGTGTGTCTGGAAGAAGCAGACTGCCTACTGTGAGCTGTGATCCCAGGCTCTTATCCTTCCCTGCCTCAGCGTCTCCCTCACAGGCTGCTCCCTGCTTAGCTCCACCTGTTAATCCACCTTCCCgcagcccctccccctctccactctccaGCACTCCGAGCTCCCCAAGGGAACTCTCATTGGCCAGCTCCGGGACAACTGTTGCTAGGGGTGGCGGCTCTGCGGACACCTGTTCCTTGTGCTCCTGCTGCAAAACTGAGCGGGGAAGGAGCTCTCTCTTGTGGTCCTCCTGAGGTACTGCACTGTGTCTGGAATCTcgcagagcacccagtttggttGGAGGTGTGGCTTCAGGAAGAGGACCAAGCTGAGTTTCTTTCAGATCTTTCTGGGATGAAATTCTGGTTAGTGCCAATTCCGCTGTGACACTGTCAAGGCTATCACCAGCCTGCCCGGGAATGGGATCTGGGGCATTCTCACCCTGGTTTCCTTCTGCTTCATCTGCTTTCAAAAACCCCTCAACAGATCTTCCTTTGTCTTCGAATTTCTTCCCTTCCAACACGGTGGTTGACCCCTCACTCATTTCCAACCCCATTTTGGGACGGTCGCTAAGGGGAACCCTGTTTCCAGGGGCTGGTGTTTCCCCTGGAACCGGAATACCTGGTGCACCCTTGCTGTCATCGGGGCTATGGCTTTGAGGCTCACTAGCGCCCTCCTGTGAGCAGGTTGCGTTCTGGCAGACTGTGCTAGCAGGGAGACAGCGTTGCGGAGTGCTGCTCACGCGATCCTCTAACGATCCTTCTGGAAGTTTCACATCCAGAGCTTGTGGGGAAAGGGTATTGTCAGGTGACCCGTCTTGGTCAGGGCAGCCGGGCCAGCCTCCTTCATCTGTGCAAGTTGAAAAAGGTTTGTCCATTTCATTACGCCCTTTCTCTGAACTGCTGTCCTCTTCTGCTTTCCGAGAGCCATCGAGGACACAACTCTGGGTGCGCTCGGTTGCCATGGTGTTGGTTTCACTCAGACACACATCCAGAAGCTGCTCGGATCGTTGTCACAGAAACCAGGTGGGCGGCAGGGGTTCGACAGCCCTCGTCTCAGGGAATCTGAAATTGAAACGTCGCAAATGGGTTTCTGTGACACAAAGCAGGCAGTTTAATTTACAAGTATGCTAAATCAGAATTCTTAATAGCCACAAAATgtacatgtatgtgtttttaactgCTTAAACAGTGTGATTTTTATATCTTCCATGCTTCAGTTCTGTTTTGTGCTGGGCTACAAACTGGTCATACCTGAcgaggtaacccattccatcccctcaccactctctgtgtgaagaagagtctccttcagcaacatgactaggtaacccattccatcccctccccactctctgtgtgaagaagagtctccttcagcaacatgactaggtaacccattccatcccctcaccactctctgtgtgaagaagagtctccttcagcaacatgactaggtaacccattccatcccctcaccactctctgtgtgaagaagagtctccttcagcaacatgactaggtaacccattccatcccctccccactctctgtgtgaagaagagtctccttcagcaacatgactaggtaacccattccatcccctcaccactctctctgtgaAGAAGGTTTCCTTCAgtgcatgactaggtaacccattccatcccctcaccactctctgtgtgaagaagagtctccttcagcaacatgactaagCCCCCTTAGTTCTGTGCTCcaggctgaatagattcagttccttCAGCCTGTATTGATGGTAGCACATGGTCTGGTACCAGTACAATGCTGCAGTATCATTGTCCAGTAATGGATTCTCTGATAAATCTACAAGTAGCAGCTCTTTGTGGAACTGCGCTGTTTTTCTTGAAGCAGTTTTATCTATTTTTCTGTGGTACGTTCTACTCGCCCATTCCACCGATACACTGTAATTGCATTGACGGGATACAGAATAGAAACTCAGTTCATTTGGTTACTTATTCCCAGGGAGGTGCTTGTTTTTCCTCTGTTAAGGTCATTATGGTGACTTTCCTATCCAGTACAGGACTGGAATAGCCTAGTACTGAATCAGATCATTTAACATGCAAAATTATCTGCTGACACAGAAATGACCTTAATCCTCTAATCTACGGTCTCTCTGCAACTCAGCACACCTAGAACTGAGTAACTGTCACGTACAGGCATCTCAAACACAGGCTGATCACCAGGAGACACACAGCGACTAtcactcccagtccctcctcagctccattAGAGCCACACTGCTGTCCCTCCCAGTTCTACTCGCTCCATTCCACCCATACACTGTAATTGCATCCCAGTCCCTACAGAATAgaaacacagagcacactgcctccctccctcccaggtGCTTGTTCAGCCTCTGTTAGAGCCACACTGGTGACCTCCCTCCCAGTACAGGACTGGAATAGCCTCAGTCCACTAGAGCCATCACTTAACATCCAAAATCTGCTCCACAGAAATGACCTTAATCCTCTAGAGCCTCTCTGCaactccctcccagtctctcctcagctccactagagccacactgcctcccctccctcccagtctctcctcagctccactagagccacactgcctccctccctcccagtccctcctcagctccactagagccacactgcctccctccctcccagtccctcctcagctccactagagccacactctccctccctcccagtccctcctcagctccactagagccacactgcctccctccctcccagtccctcctcagctccactagagccacactgcctccctccctcccagtccctcctcagctccactagagccacactgcttccctccctcccagtccctcctcagctccactagagccacactgcttccctccctcccagtccctcctcagctccactagagccacactgcctccctccctcccagtctctcctcagctccactagagccacactgcttccctccctcccagtccctcctcagctccactagagccacactgcctccctccctcccagtccctcctcagctccactagagccacactgcttccctccctcccagtccctcctcagctccactagagccacactgcttccctccctcccagtccctcctcagctccactagagccacactgcttccctccctcccagtctctcctcagctccactagagccacactgcttccctccctcccagtccctcctcagctccactagagccacactgcttccctccctcccagtccctcctcagctccactagagccacactgcttccctccctcccagtctctcctcagctccactagagccacactgcttccctccctcccagtccctcctcagctccactagagccacactgcttccctccctcccagtccctcctcagctccactagagccacactgcctccctccctcccagtccctcctcagctccactagagccacactgcttccctccctcccagtccctcctcagctccactagagccacactgcttccctccctcccagtccctcctcagctccactagagccacactgcttccctatGAAGACAGGTCTTTGTGTTGATCCTCTTAGTGAAGTGCATTGACTGCTGTTGATTTTGTTACCTGTCTAATAATCAGATTAGTGTTCCAGCGTGAACCACACTGAGCGTCAGATTCTAGTTTCCGGAGCGTGATGAAAAACTGAAGCAATGCAAGAACTGGAAACGCAGTCCCCGAGATTGACACCCTATTTGTTTCAACGCTGAAGTGTTATTCACGTGGGTTTGCCTCAGTGAGGACAGTGAAGGGGAAAGGGCACAAGCAGCTGCTTAAAACAGATGCACAGTGAAGTGAAGGAGGAGTGTTCCACTTTCAGCATTCAGCATACACTGCACAGTCCAGGTTCTGGGATAAGGAGAAATTCAATCTTGTTAAGGGTAActtcatattttttcatttggCTTTTTATGATGTCATTCTAAACAGTTCCAAACACACCAACTAAAATGGCGTGTTTTATTTCAGATCTATTTTAGTTAAATGTGCTTGGAGTTTAACAGTTGAGGGTGAGGTGGGTAAAAAGAGGgagcccccctccccctctttccCAATCTGAGTTTCTCTTCCTGGGCTTAAACACCCCTTGAAGGTGACATTCGTACCCTTAGCAGCTTGTAGCAACTCGCTTTCCAGGaagtggcaagcaggtttcagtatgtgtgtgtgtgtgtgtgtgtgtgcgtgtgtgtttgtctgcgtgcgtgcgtgtgcctGTGTGCGCCTACAGCGGGAAACTACCACTGGACAACGTAAACAAACTGGAGCAGAAACCAGGCACAAACGGACAACAATATATTTTAGCATAAACTCGactatgtgtattttattttagcacaaGTTATAAACGA
Protein-coding regions in this window:
- the si:ch211-207j7.2 gene encoding uncharacterized protein si:ch211-207j7.2 — translated: MATERTQSCVLDGSRKAEEDSSSEKGRNEMDKPFSTCTDEGGWPGCPDQDGSPDNTLSPQALDVKLPEGSLEDRVSSTPQRCLPASTVCQNATCSQEGASEPQSHSPDDSKGAPGIPVPGETPAPGNRVPLSDRPKMGLEMSEGSTTVLEGKKFEDKGRSVEGFLKADEAEGNQGENAPDPIPGQAGDSLDSVTAELALTRISSQKDLKETQLGPLPEATPPTKLGALRDSRHSAVPQEDHKRELLPRSVLQQEHKEQVSAEPPPLATVVPELANESSLGELGVLESGEGEGLREGGLTGGAKQGAACEGDAEAGKDKSLGSQLTVGSLLLPDTQEEAGEAPNQPSRSRMEIESGDGASDNMSDSGVSADFSPGSTLELDSTSDPPPANETPIERGIRLAQEREESLRRARGITRPCVSEEYVEIPIRKPILSQPLPLVSSKGKDRQFAGLQMKKQIQMESKREEDLVQLGKVLGDYDRGAWQELQEKKLLFEQFQEPDYPVSKRLSASTDFLNASLGQSVRERRKSLELLAQNPLGEGSHTFSWSSSNSSRSSNGSSAPRGPSLAEGPNVIILENTFQLHAAAPSYSPQQVPPPSRSIDSLPVEKIIILESENMFSRASAPEEVPALNGVASPTENPFFKLRSSREPQTLVEQDILAARQREQELRKQRYSLYGNEGNQESGKPRAASTNGRHISRSSPTPSERLAQGKLDVTWPPPQATPKPSDPSETLGSPRTPGQKIALLQRWEAGLVNGHRDDE